A window of the Oryza brachyantha chromosome 5, ObraRS2, whole genome shotgun sequence genome harbors these coding sequences:
- the LOC121054456 gene encoding uncharacterized protein LOC121054456: MAMEPLPLGFGDAAMDATLLSSLWAFQDDLQPQESMEELRQSLMATTMELDAAREELKKKEQSIAKLADLVRQVAKERDEARDQLQHLLAAAAAKPPPPQAQAQALVTSSVTDSDGSLVSSPVDHPFFDPVTSSDKRCKIGSPPPAKQQQQQQQCHAGADAVLDMLAMKKPLPQRGRLLQSVMEAGPLLQNLLVAGLLPRWRNPPPVALDTLPVGVRAGGGVGVGVGGTVYPSASLSPAIGSTAVLGYGGANACGKRPMAAIAMAAGAAVSCSPAALSAKRHRLH; the protein is encoded by the exons ATGGCAATGGAGCCGCTGCCTCTCGGCTTCGGAGACGCCGCCATGGACGCCACCCTGCTCTCCTCCCTCTGGGCCTTCCAAGATGATCTCCAGCCGCAGGAG AGCATGGAGGAGCTGAGGCAGAGTTTGATGGCAACGACGATGGAGCTTGAcgcggcgagggaggagcTCAAGAAGAAGGAGCAGAGCATCGCCAAGCTCGCCGACCTCGTCCGCCAGGTCGCCAAGGAGCGGGACGAGGCGCGCGACCAGCTGCAgcacctcctcgccgcggccgccgccaagccgccgccgccgcaggcgcaggcgcaggcgctCGTCACGTCCAGCGTCACCGACTCCGACGGCAGCCTCGTCTCCTCCCCCGTCGACCACCCCTTCTTCGACCCCGTCACCTCCTCCGACAAGCGCTGCAAGATCGGCAGCCCGCCTCCggccaagcagcagcagcagcagcagcagtgccacgccggcgccgacgcggtGCTCGACATGCTCGCCATGAAGAAGCCGCTGCCGCAGAGGGGCCGCCTGCTGCAGTCGGTCATGGAGGCCGGGCCCCTCCTGCAGAAcctgctcgtcgccggcctcctcccgcgcTGGCGCAACCCTCCGCCGGTCGCGCTCGACACGCTCCCGGTCGGCGTCCgggccggtggcggcgtcggcgttgGCGTCGGCGGCACCGTCTACCCCAGCGCGTCTCTGTCACCTGCCATCGGCTCCACCGCGGTGCTCGGCTACGGCGGCGCCAATGCCTGCGGGAAGAGGCCCATGGCGGCGATAGCCAtggctgccggcgccgccgtgagctgctcgccggcggcgctcaGCGCCAAGCGGCATCGGCTGCACTGA
- the LOC107304161 gene encoding uncharacterized protein LOC107304161 — translation MEVFQAAQFVRLRSSVRSSRYLAAADDGETVFLCARRGLHNTVWAVEPVAGVIPGASAGPYVRLRGAYGRYLMATNYEAATGPPDGVVPEQRDLAARATPPPWLWQCFHRRDSFVLRNGAGRYLRANGRFRRWHRDVSVAGDNASTMMQWRVEVVPPMTVRPLLDDPPAQLMHRTNPPVESDVSRVIWYVRADGNGRYAEQEWASVRVNTNNLTHLRLTLSERLGHSRGDAAQITLCVRAGRYARLSPLLVDLPMGNNPLHIVVVNHGTPAENALQYPNVEA, via the exons ATGGAAGTGTTCCAGGCGGCGCAGTTCGTGCGCCTGCGCTCCTCCGTCCGCAGCAGCAGGTACCTCGCCGCGGCCGACGACGGGGAGACCGTCTTCCTCTGCGCCCGCCGGGGGCTGCACAACACGGTGTGGGCCGTCGAgccggtcgccggcgtcaTCCCGGGCGCCAGCGCCGGGCCCTACGtccgcctccgcggcgccTACGGCCGCTACCTCATGGCCACCAACTACGAGGCCGCCACTGGCCCGCCCGACGGCGTCGTCCCCGAGCAGCGCGacctcgccgcccgcgccacgcCTCCCCCCTGGCTGTGGCAGTGCTTCCACCGCCGCGACTCCTTCGTCCTCCGCAACGGCGCCGGCCGCTACCTCCGCGCCAACGGCAGGTTCCGCCGGTGGCACAGGGacgtctccgtcgccggcgacaacGCCAGCACCATGATGCAGTGGAGGGTGGAGGTCGTCCCCCCCATGACCGTTCGCCCTCTCCTCGACGATCCGCCGGCCCAG CTGATGCACCGGACGAATCCACCGGTGGAGTCGGACGTGTCGCGGGTGATCTGGTACGTCCGAGCCGACGGCAATGGCAGGTACGCCGAGCAGGAGTGGGCGTCGGTGAGGGTGAACACCAACAACCTCACGCACCTGCGGCTCACGCTGTCGGAACGCCTGGGCCACAGCCGCGGTGACGCCGCCCAGATCACCCTCTGcgtccgcgccggccgctacgcccgcctctcccctctcctcgtcGACCTGCCCATGGGCAACAACCCCCTCcacatcgtcgtcgtcaaccACGGGACGCCAG CGGAAAATGCGTTGCAGTACCCCAATGTGGAAGCATAG
- the LOC102714463 gene encoding uncharacterized protein LOC102714463: MGSTKISLKLLVDTKSKKVLFAEAGKEFVDFVFSLLKLPVGAVVKLITAETMNGSIGRLYQSVEHISASYLLPNKNRADLLQPKVLHPDARELLLLQGKGQGGQVPESGSGAGAAAGSPPDKFKLYTCAGYCATAAMEAKAACPQCKQSMATEVELVLPSAAPPQGQAASSSSSGDEERSGYVKGLVTYMVTDGLEVTPMSAISSITLINKFSVGKDVELAEKYACVGMDEGLGLLRAALRSDTVLSDVFLAKKNVK; encoded by the exons atgGGTTCGACCAAGATCAGCCTGAAGCTGCTGGTGGACacaaagtcgaagaaggtGCTGTTCGCGGAGGCCGGAAAGGAGTTCGTCGACTTTGTGTTCAGCCTGCTGAAGCTGCCGGTCGGCGCCGTCGTGAAGCTCATCACGGCGGAGACGATGAACGGCAGCATCGGGAGGCTGTACCAGAGCGTCGAGCACATCAGCGCCTCCTACCTCCTCCCCAACAAGAACCGCGCCGACCTGCTCCAGCCCAAGGTGCTGCACCCGGACGCCcgcgagctgctgctgctgcagggcAAGGGCCAGGGCGGGCAGGTGCCGGAGAGcgggagcggcgccggcgccgccgccgggtcgccgccggaCAAGTTCAAGCTGTACACCTGCGCGGGGTACTGCGCCACGGCCGCCATGGAGGCTAAGGCGGCGTGCCCGCAGTGCAAGCAGTCGATGGCCACGGAGGTGGAGCTCGTGctgccgtccgccgcgccgccgcagggccaggcggcgtcgtcgtcgtcgtcaggcGACGAGGAGCGCAGCGGGTACGTGAAGGGGCTGGTGACGTACATGGTGACGGACGGGCTGGAGGTGACGCCCATGTCGGCCATCTCCAGCATCACGCTGATCAACAAGTTCAGCGTCGGCAAGGACGTCGAGCTCGCCGAGAAGTACGCCTGCGTCGGCATGGACGAG GGGCTGGGTCTTCTGAGGGCGGCGTTGCGCTCCGACACGGTGCTTTCCGACGTCTTCCTCGCCAAGAAAAACGTCAAGTGA
- the LOC102714739 gene encoding UDP-galactose/UDP-glucose transporter 5: MAEAASSSSAAAAALPVAAGRDKDDRRRMSARCGFAVVGIMSTLLVYGVLQEKIMRVPYGAEKEFFRYSLFLVFCNRITTSMVSALVLTASKKSLDPVAPLQKYCVVSVSNILTTTCQYEALKYVSFPVQTLAKCAKMIPVMIWGTIIMRKKYGGKDYFFAVVVTVGCSLFILYPTSMDANPFNKGRENTIWGVSLMLGYLGFDGFTSTFQDKLFKGYDMEIHNQIFYTTMCSCVLSLSGLILQNQMIPAVDFMFRHPDCFYDVVILSSVATASQFFISYTIRTFGALTFATIMTTRQLVSILLSCVWFVHPLSWMQWVGAAIVFGALYTKSLLRSKPQKPAAASTSNSANNS, encoded by the exons ATGGCGGaagccgcgtcgtcgtcgtcggcggcggcggcggcgctgccggtggcggcggggagggacAAGGACGACCGCCGCCGCATGTCGGCGAGGTGCGGGTTCGCGGTCGTCGGCATCATGAGCACCCTCCTCGTCTACGGCGTCCTCCAG GAAAAAATCATGAGAGTTCCGTATGGAGCAGAAAAGGAATTCTTCAGATACTcactttttcttgttttctgtAACCGCATCACCACATCCATGGTGTCTGCACTGGTGTTAACG GCAAGTAAGAAATCCCTGGACCCTGTGGCTCCACTTCAGAAATACTGTGTGGTCTCTGTATCAAACATACTGACTACAACTTGCCAGTACGAG GCACTCAAGTATGTGAGTTTCCCTGTCCAAACGCTTGCCAAATGTGCAAAGATGATACCTGTGATG ATTTGGGGCACAATAATAATGAGGAAGAAGTACGGTGGAAAAGATTACTTCTTTGCTGTTGTCGTGACTGTGGGTTGCTCATTGTTCATTCTATACCCA ACATCAATGGATGCCAATCCATTCAACAAAGGCAGAGAAAACACCATTTGGGGCGTTTCACTCATGCTTGGTTATCTTGG ATTTGATGGATTCACAAGCACTTTCCAAGATAAACTCTTTAAAGGGTATGACATGGAAATACACAATCAAATATTCTACACAACAATGTGCTCCTGTGTTCTTAGTTTGAGTG GACTTATTCTCCAGAATCAGATGATTCCAGCTGTGGACTTCATGTTTCGTCATCCAGATTGCTTCTATGACGTTGTGATCCTATCCAGT GTTGCAACAGCTAGTCAGTTCTTCATATCGTACACCATACGAACATTTGGGGCTCTCACATTTGCTACAATAATGACGACTAGGCAG CTTGTGAGTATATTATTGTCATGCGTCTGGTTTGTACATCCTCTTAGCTGGATGCAGTGGGTTGGCGCT GCCATTGTATTTGGAGCCCTGTACACAAAGAGCCTCTTGAGAAGTAAACCGCAGAAGCCAGCGGCTGCAAGCACGTCAAATTCTGCTAACAACAGCTGA
- the LOC102715022 gene encoding protein-tyrosine-phosphatase MKP1, whose product MATPDDGAAAAAAGGKKFWRSASWSASRDPTPDAAPPAGGTGAAAGQGRRVPPPPPPLTPRGGKQRSCLPPLQPLNITRRSLDEWPRAGSDDVGEWPNPTTPGASKADGSASAKPGEGLRLDLSSLRSQGRKDQIAFFDKECSKVADHVYLGGDAVAKNRDILRKNGITHVLNCVGFVCPEYFKSDLVYRTLWLQDSPTEDITSILYDVFDYFEDVREQGGRVFVHCCQGVSRSTSLVIAYLMWREGQSFDDAFQLVKAARGIANPNMGFACQLLQCQKRVHAIPLSPNSVLRMYRMAPHSPYAPLHLVPKMLNEPSPAALDSRGAFIIHVLSSIYVWVGMKCDQVMEKDARAAAFQVVRYEKVQGHIKVVREGLEQPEFWDAFSSAPVNSDSNTKISKDQIDSASKSTPGSRRVESYDADFKLVFKAVTGGVVPAFSSSGAGDETHLPARESSWSSLRRKFISRSLARVYSDSALIRDLDPRVDRVQNLAAEASTSPPFLSPSSLSSDSSISSKYSLDSPSLSPSTCSPPSLGLSPGSSNFPHALVPSSRSPLHQSSNEEPSKSGVGSIRSPSKISSIAERRGGFSSLKLPSFQKDLVLPPRVPTSLRREEEVTDKSNNNCVKQLSGVCCPEKCTGNSSTVHTGLTERTDSILEACSKVQLLVYRWPSMEKLTTFTLKDLDPKSVLIFVTPDDSRSEAVEMVHIWIGGEYESKCVDTVDWQQVAGDFFQQKEFSNTLPVKVFKEHEREKLLEVLNAR is encoded by the exons ATGGCCACGCCCGACgacggtgccgccgccgccgccgctggcgggAAGAAGTTCTGGCGCTCCGCGTCGTGGTCCGCCTCCCGGGACCCGACGCCCGATGCGGCGCCGCCTGCGGGGGGGacgggcgccgcggcggggcaGGGACGGcgcgtcccgccgccgccgccgccgctgacccCGCGCGGCGGGAAGCAGCGGTCCTGCCTCCCGCCGCTGCAGCCGCTCAACATCACCCGCCGCAGCCTGGACGAGTGGCCCAGGGCGGGGTCCGACGACGTGGGCGAGTGGCCCAACCCGACCACCCCCGGCGCGTCCAAGGCGGACGGCTCCGCCTCGGCCAAGCCCGGGGAGGGCCTCCGCTTGgacctctcctccctccggTCGCAGGGTCGCAAAGACCAGATCGCCTTCTTCGACAAGGAGTGCTCCAAGGTTGCTGACCATGTCTACCTGGGTGGTGATGCTGTTGCCAAGAACCGTGACATCTTGCGGAAGAACGGGATCACCCACGTGCTCAATTGTGTCGGCTTTGTTTGCCCGGAGTACTTCAAGTCGGACCTCGTTTACCGGACGCTTTGGCTTCAGGACAGCCCAACGGAGGACATCACCAGTATCTTGTATGATGTGTTTGATTACTTTGAGGATGTGAGGGAACAGGGTGGGCGTGTCTTCGTACATTGCTGTCAAGGGGTATCGCGGTCTACATCGCTGGTCATAGCATACTTGATGTGGAGGGAAGGGCAGAGCTTTGATGATGCATTCCAGCTTGTGAAAGCTGCCCGGGGAATTGCAAATCCAAACATGGGGTTTGCTTGCCAGTTGCTTCAGTGCCAAAAGAGGGTTCATGCAATTCCTCTATCTCCAAACTCAGTGCTGCGGATGTACCGTATGGCGCCTCACTCGCCCTATGCACCGCTGCATTTAGTGCCCAAAATGCTGAATGAACCGTCACCTGCTGCCCTGGACTCTAGGGGTGCCTTCATTATCCATGTGCTCTCGTCAATCTATGTTTGGGTTGGAATGAAATGTGATCAAGTAATGGAGAAGGATGCAAGAGCAGCAGCATTCCAGGTGGTGAGGTATGAGAAGGTGCAGGGGCATATCAAAGTTGTTAGAGAAGGACTGGAGCAACCTGAATTCTGGGATGCCTTTTCAAGTGCACCTGTTAATTCAGACAGCAATACAAAGATTAGCAAGGACCAGATTGACTCAGCATCCAAGAGTACCCCAGGAAGCCGGAGGGTGGAATCCTATGATGCTGATTTTAAGCTTGTTTTCAAAGCAGTCACTGGGGGTGTTGTTCCTGCGTTCTCCTCTTCAGGGGCCGGTGATGAGACCCATCTTCCTGCAAGAGAAAGTAGCTGGAGTTCATTAAGGCGCAAGTTCATCTCTAGGTCGTTAGCTCGAGTGTATTCAGATTCTGCTTTAATCAGGGACTTGGATCCACGGGTAGACCGAGTACAAAATCTGGCTGCAGAGGCGTCAACATCACCACCTTTCCTATCTCCAAGCTCTTTATCATCAGATTCAAGCATCAGTTCAAAGTATAGTTTGGACTCACCCTCATTGTCACCTTCAACTTGCTCGCCACCATCACTTGGTCTTTCGCCTGGCTCATCTAATTTTCCCCACGCTTTGGTGCCATCATCTAGGTCCCCTCTTCACCAATCATCTAATGAGGAACCTTCGAAATCTGGCGTGGGGTCAATACGTTCTCCTTCCAAGATCTCTTCTATAGCAGAAAGAAGAGGAGGATTTTCATCTCTGAAGTTACCATCTTTCCAGAAGGATCTAGTATTACCACCAAGGGTACCAACTAGTCTTCGCAGAGAAGAGGAAGTCACAGATAAGAGTAATAATAATTGTGTAAAACAGCTTAGTGGTGTGTGTTGCCCAGAGAAATGCACTGGCAATTCTTCAACAGTTCACACTGGATTGACTGAGCGTACTGACAGTATCTTGGAGGCTTGTAGTAAAGTACAACTATTAGTCTACCGTTGGCCCAGCATGGAAAAGCTAACTACATTCACTCTCAAGGATCTTGACCCAAAATcagttttgatttttgttaCTCCTGATGACAGCAGAAGTGAAGCGGTTGAAATGGTACACATATGGATAGGAGGTGAATATGAGAGCAAATGTGTTGACACTGTTGATTGGCAGCAAGTTgctggtgatttttttcagCAGAAGGAGTTCAGCAATACTCTTCCTGTTAAG GTTTTCAAGGAGCATGAAAGGGAGAAACTTTTGGAAGTTCTGAATGCTCGTTAA